The Bosea sp. 685 DNA window GCCTCAAGCTCTACCCGCAGCGCAACCTGCTCGACCGCGAGAGCGCGCTCAGGCTCTGGACCCAGGCCAATAGCTGGTTCTCGACCGAAGAGGGCAAGAAGGGCCAGATCAAGGCCGGGCAGCTCGCCGATCTCGTGGTGCTCGACCGCGACTACATGGCGGTACCCGAGGACGAGATCCAGGATATCGAAAGCGTGCTGACCCTGCTCGGCGGCAAGCCGGTCCATGGCGCGGGCGATTATGCCGGCCTCAGCCCCCCACTGCCGCCGGCGATGCCCGACTGGTCGCCGGTCAGGCGTTTCGGCGGCTATCAGAAGCGCGCGGCGCTGGACGACCGCAAATACGCCTTCGCCGCGGCCTGCGGCTGCGCCAGCGCCTGTGGCGTCCATGGCCATGGCCACGCCGGCGCGCTCGCCGCCGCCACCCCCGCCCGCGACGAGGGCGCCTTCTGGGGTGCGCTCGGCTGCTCCTGCTGGGCCTTTTGAGCCTGAACGCCAGAGATCATCGAAGGATTCGCCCCATGTCGGCCTCGCCGCTCCCTGCCGTCCAGCCGGCCGTCGCAACCCTGCTCGGCCGGTCCTGGCTGGCGCTTCTCGCCCGGCTCGCGGTCGCCCTGCCCTTCCTGCTCAGCGGCCTCGCCAAGCTCGCCGATTTCGGCGGCGCGACGGCCGAGGTCCGCGGCCTGACCGGACTCGAACCCGCCGGGCTCTTCGCCGTGCTGGTCATCGCGATCCAACTCGGCGGCTCCGCCTGGCTGATCGCAGGCGGCCGCCACGCCTGGATCGGCGCCGCCGGGCTCGCCGGCTTCACCGCAGTCGCGACGCTCTTCGCCCATGCCTTCTGGCTGAAGCCGGCCGCTGAGCGCGTGCTGCACCAGAACATCTTCTTCGAGCATGTCTCGATCATCGGCGGTCTCGCGCTGCTGGCGATCCTGGCGGCGCGCTCCACTGGCGACGCGCGACCGTGATGGCCGAGATCCCGAACACGGCCCGGCAGGCCCCGGCGCCGCAAGCCCCCACACCCTCGGCGTTTTCGCCGCTGCGCCGGCCCGTCTTCGCCGTGCTCTGGGCGGCGACGATCCTGGGCAATATCGGCAGCTTCATGCGCGACGTCGCCAGCGCCTGGCTGGTGACCGACCTCTCCGGCTCGCCCTCGGCCGTGGCAATGATCCAGGTCGCCGGCACCTTGCCGATTTTCCTGCTGGCGATTCCGGCCGGCGTGCTCTCCGACATCGTCGACCGCCGCAAGCTCCTGATCGGCGTGCAGATCCTGCTCGGCCTGATCAGCACCGCGCTGCTGGCCTTGGCGCTCGCCGACAGGCTGAGCGTCGCGATCCTGGTCGGGCTGACTTTTCTGGGCGGTGTCGGCGCGGCGCTGATGGGGCCGGCCTGGCAGTCGATCGTGCCCGAGCTCGTGCCGAAACCGGATCTGCGCAACGCGGTGGCGCTCAACTCGCTCGGTTTCAACATCGCCCGCTCGATCGGCCCGGCGCTCGGCGGCGCGCTGCTCGTCGCCTTCGGGGCGGCCGCGACCTATGGCGCGGATGTGCTGAGCTATGTCTTCGTCGTCGCCGCTTTGGTCTGGTGGCGGCGTCCGGCCGGGGCCGACGACGCGCTGCGCGAGCATTTCGGCGGCGCCTTCCGGGCCGGGCTGCGCTATGCCCGCGCCAGCCGCGAGCTGCATCGCGTCCTGCTGCGCGCCACGCTGTTCTTCATCTGCGCCAGCGCGGTCTGGGCGCTGTTGCCGCTGGTGGCGCGCCGGCTGCTCGAAGGTGGCGCCGGCTTCTACGGCCTGCTGCTCGGGGCTGTCGGCGCCGGGGCGATCTGCGGCGCGGTCCTGCTGCCGCGCATCCGGGCGCGAACGGGCATCGACGGCATCATGCTCGGCGCAGCCCTCGTCACCGCCACGATCATCGCGGCGCTGGCGGCCGTGCCGCCGCAATGGCTCGCGGTGATCCTGCTCTTCATCCTCGGCGGGGCCTGGATCGCGGCGCTGACCACGCTGAACGGCACCATCCAGGCGATCCTGCCGAACTGGGTGCGCGGCCGCGGCCTGGCGCTCTACCTGACGGTCTTCAACGGCGCCTCGGCTGCCGGCAGCCTGCTCTGGGGCCTCGTCGCGGAGGCGATCGGCATCCACGCCACGCTCATCGCGGCGGCGCTGGCGCTCATCGTCGTCGCCTTCGCCGTACTGCGCCTGCCGCTGCCGGCGGGAGAGGCCGATCTGACGCCGTCCTCGCATTGGCCAGAGCCCGCCATCACCGAGCCAATCGAACATGATCGCGGCCCGGTGACGATCACGATCGAATACCGCATCGCCCGCGAGAACCGCGCCGGTTTCCTGGCGGCCATCACCCGGCTCGCGCCGGAGCGGCGGCGCGACGGCGCTTTCGCCTGGGGCGTCGCGGAGGATGCCGCCGATCCCGAGCGCATCGTCGAATGGTTCATGGTCGAGTCCTGGGCCGAGCATCTGCGCCAGCACAAGCGCGTCTCGCAGGCCGATGCCGATATCCAGGCCGAGGCGGCGCGCTTCCATGCCGGGTCGGAGGCGCCCGTCATCCGGCACCTGCTCGGGCTTTCGGCGCCGCGCGAGAGTGGCGCGGCCCCGGTGGATCGCGGGGCATGAGCGCGGCGAAGCGGGTATCATGGTCGGCATTCCAGCGGGGTCGCCGCCTGCGGCGCCTCGCCGGCCCGGCGCTGCTCGCGCTGCTCGGGCTGGGGGTAACTGCGGCGCCGGCCCAGACCTCCCCCGGCCGCCCTCCTTACGAAAGCCTCCGCTTCAACGAGGATTGGTCGCCGCTGCACGACCCGTCCTTGCGGACC harbors:
- a CDS encoding MFS transporter, whose translation is MAEIPNTARQAPAPQAPTPSAFSPLRRPVFAVLWAATILGNIGSFMRDVASAWLVTDLSGSPSAVAMIQVAGTLPIFLLAIPAGVLSDIVDRRKLLIGVQILLGLISTALLALALADRLSVAILVGLTFLGGVGAALMGPAWQSIVPELVPKPDLRNAVALNSLGFNIARSIGPALGGALLVAFGAAATYGADVLSYVFVVAALVWWRRPAGADDALREHFGGAFRAGLRYARASRELHRVLLRATLFFICASAVWALLPLVARRLLEGGAGFYGLLLGAVGAGAICGAVLLPRIRARTGIDGIMLGAALVTATIIAALAAVPPQWLAVILLFILGGAWIAALTTLNGTIQAILPNWVRGRGLALYLTVFNGASAAGSLLWGLVAEAIGIHATLIAAALALIVVAFAVLRLPLPAGEADLTPSSHWPEPAITEPIEHDRGPVTITIEYRIARENRAGFLAAITRLAPERRRDGAFAWGVAEDAADPERIVEWFMVESWAEHLRQHKRVSQADADIQAEAARFHAGSEAPVIRHLLGLSAPRESGAAPVDRGA
- a CDS encoding DoxX family protein; protein product: MSASPLPAVQPAVATLLGRSWLALLARLAVALPFLLSGLAKLADFGGATAEVRGLTGLEPAGLFAVLVIAIQLGGSAWLIAGGRHAWIGAAGLAGFTAVATLFAHAFWLKPAAERVLHQNIFFEHVSIIGGLALLAILAARSTGDARP